AACGTGAACCTTGCCCAACTTCTTTTGCCGATAATAAGGAAAGAAAGTAACCACCTCCAGAACGTTGATCGGCTGGAGCTCCAATTTTTCGGCCACCCACTCGATCGCTTCATTCGAGATATAACCCTGATCACTCTGAATAAAGTGCAGCAGCGGCATGACGGCACTGCGCTTTTCCGGATATTTGGGAATAGAGCCATCAATCTTTTGAAATGTTTCCTGGGATAAATTCATCGATCACACTCCCCCATCACAAAATCCAGACTTCCAAGAATTGAAACTACGTCGGAGAGCATGGCTCCCACACAAACTTTAGGTAGAATGCTCAAATTACAAAACGACGGACCACGGATTTTCATTCTATAAGGTACGCCTCCTCCTTTGGAGTGGATAAAAAATCCTAACGCTCCTTTGGGATTCTCCGCCTCAAAGTAAACCTCACCAGCCGGCATTTGAGGCCCTTGGGTCGTGATCATAAAATTCTGAATGAGCTCTTCCATACTGCTCATTACCTTGTCCTTGGTTGGCGGAAAAATCTTTTTCGCGTGTTCCGCAAAGTACGGGCCTTCAGGAATGGTTTTAATCACCTGCTCAACGATACGGGCACTCTGTCGAATTTCTTCCATCCTGACCAAATAGCGGTCATAACAATCTCCAACCGTTCCGACCGGAATGTCGAAATCATACTGTTCGTAACCCGAATAGGGCCGATCCTTGCGCAGGTCGACTGGAACTCCCGATCCACGAAGGTTCGGACCGGTTAATCCATAACTGATCGCATCTTCTTTTGAAATAACACCTACGTCTTTGGTGCGATCCACGAAGATACGGTTGCGGGTTAACAAGGCATCAACTTCGTCAATAATTGGAATGAGTTGAACCAGAAATTTTGAAACTTCCTCAAGCCAGTCTTTCGGCAGATCCCGTACAACACCACCTATTCTCGTAAAACTGGTCGTGAGCCGGGCTCCCGTCAGTTTTTCAAACAAGGTGTAGAGTTTTTCACGCTCGGTGAAGGTAAACATGAAAACCGTCAGTGCACCGGTATCCATGGCGTAGGCACCCAAGCCCAACAGGTGCGCCGATATTCTGGCCAATTCTGAAACTAAAACCCGAATCGCCTCGCAACGCGGTGGAACCTTAAGCTTGGCCAAATTCTCAACCGCAATGGCGTAGGCCACATTATTGGCAAGTGGCGCCAAATAATCCAAACGGTCAGTGTACGGCACAAACTGATTATAGGTCATGTTCTCGGCAATCTTTTCGTCCCCACGATGGAGGTAGCCGAGTTCAGGGTCGCACACCGTAACCACTTCACCATCGAGCTCCAGTTTGAGTCGGAGAACTCCGTGCGTACTGGGGTGGGATGGCCCCATACTCAGGGTCATCGTTTCAGTATCCAACTCGTGCTCGAAGTCGGACGAACGGGCCAAAACATCCCCAATTGAAATTTCTTTTGTAGCCATCTTTAGCGTTTCTCCTCTTCCTCGTTCCAGGATTGATCTGCTCCACGGGGCTCGTTCTTGCTCATCATGCCGACTTGCTGACTTGAGACAAATGGACCACCCGCCATCGGTGCAGGAATAACCGGCGTTCCGGTTTCTTCGCTCACTTCCAAATCAGGAAGATCGGTTTCGTGACCCGCGAGAGGAAATTCCTTGCGCAGGGGATGCCAGGGATAACTGTCCCACATCAAAATACGGCGCAGGTCAGGATGATTTTCAAACGAAACTCCAAACATGTCGTAGGCTTCGCGCTCATGCCAATTGGCGGCGTCCCAAAGGCTGGTAACAGAAGGCACGGACGGGTTTTCGTCGTCCAGAGCATCAACAACTATGCGGATATAATTGTGAGTCGTCGTAGAAAACAGATGATACACCGCGCTGAAACGGGGACTCTCTTTATCCCAATCAATACAGGTGGCATCGGACAACAGATCGAACCCGTGCTCCTCTTTCAAGCTGGTGGCGCAATCGAGCCATCGCTCAGCGGGACAATTTACGGCCGGGTGATCGGCGCTGTCACGTTGAGTTAGATAATTTTGGGAGTTTAAAAGCTTGGACAAAAAATCGTCGTCCATCAGGCGGATACGAGGTGTTTCGCGGACCGTTCAGTACCAATTTTCTTTTGAAGTTTTATGAGCGCATCCAACAATGCTTCCGGGCGTGGAGGACATCCACTCACATAGACATCGACCGGCAAAATCCGATCAACTCCCTGCATAGTCGCATAGGAACGATACATGCCTCCGGTTGAAGCACAGGCACCCATGGCAATTACCCATTTGGGTTCAGCCATCTGATCGTAGATACGTCTTACAGCAGGAGCCATCTTGTAGGTCACCGTCCCGGCCACGATCATGCAATCGGATTGACGGGGCGAAAAACGCATCACTTCGGCACCAAATCGACTGATATCGAAGCGGGAAGCACCCACAGCCATGAGCTCAATTCCACAGCAGGCAAGGCCCATAGGCATTGGCCAAATTGAATTCGAACGTACCCAGTTTATGACAGAATCGAGGCGGCTTGTTACAACTCCGCCTTCAACTTTGGAATTATAGGCTATTTCCTTGTCGGACTGACTCATATTAATAAGCGGGCTAAGTTAGTGGGCTCGTTCGAAAACGATCAAGGAAAATAGCCAGCTTTGCGCCAATTTAAAGCTGGGGTCGCGTTTTGTTTAAAATATCGCACTTTATGCAAATCCATGGTCTAACGCTTATCAGTGATAAAGCCTCGGGGATCGGCAAAAAATCAGCCATGCCCATTATTTCATGTTACCCTAAAAATAATTATCTATGAAACCAACCTCTTTTCTATTAGTACTCTTATTTGCCGCTGCCGGTAGTTTTGGTTTTGGCAACAGCCATTCCTCAAAGCGTCCCCTGAATGTTCTATTCATCGCCATAGACGATTTGAAACCGATCGGTTCGGTCTTCGCTGAGGACCCGGGAAACTTCCTCCAGCATATTTATCCTGACAAGAAGCTGCGTACCGAAGTGGCCAAACGGATGACCCCCAATATTCAGCGCCTGGCCGACCAGGGAATTACTTTCATGAATGCCTATTGCGCAGCGCCGGCCTGTAATCCCAGTCGCGCAGCATTGATGACCGGAATCCGCCCTCACAAATCAGGCCTGACCACCAATGCAGGCGGAACCTTCTTTCGGGAGTACGAATACGAAGGCGTCCGCTATTTGGCTGACGCGCAGACCATGCCCGAGTACCTGCGGAAACATGGCTGGTATGCGGCCTCAACCGGCAAGATTTTCCACAATCGTACTAGCGCTAAAGACTCCGACAACCCCCGATCCTGGACCGACTGGACCAATGTTTCAGGCGACGCCGGCGAACGGGTACCCTCCAAATGGAAAAGCGATGGCCTGGACTGGGGACAGGAAGGTGACGACCACACCAGCCTTACCCTGCTGGATGATTACCGGAAAGCAGACTTCATGGCCCGGGTGCTCGAAACAGGCCAGGCAAGTTTTGAAGGCACCACTTTTAAAGTGTCCGAAGATGAGCCCTTCTTTTTGGCCCTCGGAATTTTTAGACCGCACCTCCCCTATTATGCCACCAGGGATTTGCTGGATCTATTCCCGGCGAAGGAAATGACGGTCACCTACGATCTGCTTGAACTGTTTAAGCAGGACGCGGACGATGTTCCCGAGTACGCCTTCAAGTGGTCGGGGCTTTCAAGAGACAAAAAAGGGAAACCGGAATTGGGCAGAGACCGATTCACCGCCATGCTTGAACACGGGCTGAGCATCGATTCCGATCAAGGCGACCTCAAGGGCTGGAAAAACATGCTCACCCATTACTTCGCCAGCTGCGCGGTGGCTGACCGTGCAGTGGGACGCATTCTCGATGGATTGGAAAACAGCCCTTACGCCGACAACACCATGATTATTCTTTGGAGTGACCATGGCTATGCCCTGGGCGAAAAATTGCACATCTCCAAGTTTGCCCTTTGGGACGACGCAAACCAGGTGAACTTTTTTATCAAAGACCCGCGCAATCCTCAAAGTGCCGGGCAAATGTGTTTCCGGCCAGTGAGTCTGATCGACATCTATCCCACCGTCATGGCCATGGCTGGCCTGAAGTTGCCCGATGATCGCATCACTGGCCACGACCTCACTCCCTTACTCAAGGATCCCAAAGCAGCCTGGCATATCCCGGCCCAATCGACCTACGGTCAGGTTAACAACAACATGATCCGCACCGAGAGACACAAACTCATCCAGTACGAAGACGGCAGCCGCGAGATCTACGACATCCCCGCCGATCCGGAAGAATTTAACAACTTGGCCGGCAAGCCCTCCATCGCCAAAACAGAAGCCGCCCTGAAAAAACTCCACCGCATCGCCATTGAGGAAGGCGAATATCCAAACCGTTAAATTTCCAGTAGCGAAATAAGAGCCAACAAGTAGGTCCCTCTTTGCCGAGCACGGCTACTTGCCGTATTTGAATTCGATCCAAATTGCCCGTGGGTTTCCGGACACGACCTCCTCTTCGTGAGGTACTCGCATGGGTTCGGCCGGCGCGGAATTCCCTACTGGGGGAATGTCCTTTATGTCACGCACCGGTGTGGTCGTCTGTTCAGCCACTCCTCCTATGTAGCCCACATAGCGCAAACGCCCCGGGCCCGGCGGTTGGCCCCAGTCGCGGACGCGATGGTATCCCTCCTGAATGTAGACCCAGTAGGCGTCGGTGTAGTGAAGATGCATAGTCACTGGCCGGTTTGGCAACCAAGCCTGGTCCCACACGCCAATCCGCTCGTTTTCGAACAACTTGGTTGCGTCGAGACGCGGAAATC
The window above is part of the Verrucomicrobiota bacterium genome. Proteins encoded here:
- the nuoD gene encoding NADH dehydrogenase (quinone) subunit D, whose amino-acid sequence is MATKEISIGDVLARSSDFEHELDTETMTLSMGPSHPSTHGVLRLKLELDGEVVTVCDPELGYLHRGDEKIAENMTYNQFVPYTDRLDYLAPLANNVAYAIAVENLAKLKVPPRCEAIRVLVSELARISAHLLGLGAYAMDTGALTVFMFTFTEREKLYTLFEKLTGARLTTSFTRIGGVVRDLPKDWLEEVSKFLVQLIPIIDEVDALLTRNRIFVDRTKDVGVISKEDAISYGLTGPNLRGSGVPVDLRKDRPYSGYEQYDFDIPVGTVGDCYDRYLVRMEEIRQSARIVEQVIKTIPEGPYFAEHAKKIFPPTKDKVMSSMEELIQNFMITTQGPQMPAGEVYFEAENPKGALGFFIHSKGGGVPYRMKIRGPSFCNLSILPKVCVGAMLSDVVSILGSLDFVMGECDR
- a CDS encoding NADH-quinone oxidoreductase subunit C, giving the protein MDDDFLSKLLNSQNYLTQRDSADHPAVNCPAERWLDCATSLKEEHGFDLLSDATCIDWDKESPRFSAVYHLFSTTTHNYIRIVVDALDDENPSVPSVTSLWDAANWHEREAYDMFGVSFENHPDLRRILMWDSYPWHPLRKEFPLAGHETDLPDLEVSEETGTPVIPAPMAGGPFVSSQQVGMMSKNEPRGADQSWNEEEEKR
- the nuoB gene encoding NADH-quinone oxidoreductase subunit NuoB, which encodes MSQSDKEIAYNSKVEGGVVTSRLDSVINWVRSNSIWPMPMGLACCGIELMAVGASRFDISRFGAEVMRFSPRQSDCMIVAGTVTYKMAPAVRRIYDQMAEPKWVIAMGACASTGGMYRSYATMQGVDRILPVDVYVSGCPPRPEALLDALIKLQKKIGTERSAKHLVSA
- a CDS encoding sulfatase → MKPTSFLLVLLFAAAGSFGFGNSHSSKRPLNVLFIAIDDLKPIGSVFAEDPGNFLQHIYPDKKLRTEVAKRMTPNIQRLADQGITFMNAYCAAPACNPSRAALMTGIRPHKSGLTTNAGGTFFREYEYEGVRYLADAQTMPEYLRKHGWYAASTGKIFHNRTSAKDSDNPRSWTDWTNVSGDAGERVPSKWKSDGLDWGQEGDDHTSLTLLDDYRKADFMARVLETGQASFEGTTFKVSEDEPFFLALGIFRPHLPYYATRDLLDLFPAKEMTVTYDLLELFKQDADDVPEYAFKWSGLSRDKKGKPELGRDRFTAMLEHGLSIDSDQGDLKGWKNMLTHYFASCAVADRAVGRILDGLENSPYADNTMIILWSDHGYALGEKLHISKFALWDDANQVNFFIKDPRNPQSAGQMCFRPVSLIDIYPTVMAMAGLKLPDDRITGHDLTPLLKDPKAAWHIPAQSTYGQVNNNMIRTERHKLIQYEDGSREIYDIPADPEEFNNLAGKPSIAKTEAALKKLHRIAIEEGEYPNR